One genomic window of Nakamurella panacisegetis includes the following:
- the gap gene encoding type I glyceraldehyde-3-phosphate dehydrogenase → MTVRVGVNGFGRIGRNFWRALDSLDHDVEIVAVNDLTDTKTLAHLLKYDTILGKLKHEVVAGDGVITIDGKELKVLSDRDPGALPWGDLGVDIVIESTGHFTKAEGAGKHLAGGAKKVIISAPATGEDLTVVMGVNDHVYDGSQTILSNASCTTNCVAPMAKVLNDNFGIVKGLMTTIHAYTNDQVILDFPHSDLRRARAAAQNIIPTSTGAAKATALVLPELKGKLHGYALRVPVMDGSVTDLTVELSKSVTVDDINDAFKAASESGPLAPYIAYSTDPIVSSDIVGAPVSVTFDSPLTLVLEGNMAKIVGWYDNEWGYSNRLADFTALVASKL, encoded by the coding sequence GTGACTGTGCGCGTCGGAGTGAACGGATTTGGCCGAATCGGCCGCAACTTCTGGCGGGCGCTCGACTCGCTTGACCACGATGTCGAGATCGTCGCCGTCAATGACCTGACGGACACCAAGACGCTCGCCCACCTGCTGAAGTACGACACCATCCTCGGCAAGCTCAAGCACGAGGTGGTGGCCGGCGACGGCGTCATCACCATCGACGGCAAGGAACTCAAGGTTCTGTCCGATCGCGACCCGGGCGCCCTGCCCTGGGGTGACCTCGGAGTCGACATCGTCATCGAGTCGACCGGCCACTTCACCAAGGCCGAAGGCGCGGGCAAGCACCTCGCCGGCGGAGCCAAGAAGGTCATCATCTCCGCGCCGGCCACCGGCGAGGATCTGACCGTGGTCATGGGTGTCAACGACCACGTGTACGACGGCAGCCAGACGATCCTGTCCAACGCCTCCTGCACCACGAACTGTGTCGCTCCGATGGCCAAGGTGCTGAACGACAACTTCGGCATCGTCAAGGGCCTCATGACGACGATCCACGCGTACACCAACGACCAGGTCATCCTGGACTTCCCGCACTCGGATCTCCGTCGGGCCCGCGCGGCCGCGCAGAACATCATCCCCACCTCGACCGGTGCCGCCAAGGCCACCGCGCTGGTGCTTCCGGAGCTCAAGGGCAAGCTGCACGGCTACGCGCTGCGCGTCCCGGTGATGGACGGGTCGGTCACCGACCTGACCGTCGAGCTGTCCAAGTCGGTCACCGTCGACGACATCAACGACGCGTTCAAGGCGGCGTCGGAGTCCGGCCCGCTGGCGCCGTACATCGCCTACTCGACCGATCCGATCGTGTCCTCGGACATTGTCGGCGCCCCGGTCTCGGTGACCTTCGATTCGCCGCTGACCCTGGTGCTCGAGGGCAACATGGCCAAGATCGTCGGCTGGTACGACAACGAGT
- the glgX gene encoding glycogen debranching protein GlgX yields MEIWPGTAYPLGATFDGTGTNFAIFSEVAEKVELCLLDDDGTETRITMPEVDAYVWHCYLPTVQPGQSYGYRVHGPYDPPRGHRCNPNKLLLDPYAKSVTGQVDSDPSVLSYNIGDVNSRNDSDSAAHTMRSVVINPFFDWTGDRILRIPYNESVIYETHVKGLTQLHPEVPENQRGTYAGLAHPAVIDHLTRLGATAIELMPVHQFVQDATLVDKGLSNYWGYNTIGFFAPHNAYSAFGDRGQQVQEFKAMVKAMHAAGIEVILDVVYNHTAEGNHFGPTISFRGIDNAAYYRLVEDDEQYYMDYTGTGNSFNVRHPHSLQLIMDSLRYWVTEMHVDGFRFDLAATLAREFYDVDRLSTFFELVQQDPIVSQVKLIAEPWDLGPGGYQVGNFPPQWTEWNGKYRDTVRDFWRGEPATLGEFASRLTGSADLYETSGRRPVASINFVVAHDGFTLNDLVSYNEKHNQANGENNNDGESHNRSWNCGVEGPTDDPAVLDLRNRQRRNFLATLLLSQGVPMIAHGDELGRTQHGNNNVYCQDSELAWVDWANADLSLVEFTASLARLRKQHPTFRRRGFFDGRPVTRGEGEPLPDIVWINPSGAVMSPEDWDSGFGRSVGVFLNGNGIRGMDRRGGRVIDDSFLMLFNAHDETLDFVLPPEEFAPGWTCVVDTAGMPESTEATAASEKIPVPAKGLVVLQALAASSLPPVPTAAAAVPAVPPVPVPTSAAAATEPVEQSVVTHESTPAEEEPAVPAPRRRRAATPKRPSTKAAPRRRTNSGDTESS; encoded by the coding sequence ATGGAAATCTGGCCCGGCACCGCCTATCCCCTCGGGGCGACGTTCGACGGAACGGGAACGAACTTCGCGATCTTCAGCGAGGTGGCCGAGAAGGTCGAGCTGTGCCTGCTCGACGACGACGGAACCGAGACGCGGATCACGATGCCAGAGGTCGACGCGTACGTCTGGCACTGCTATTTGCCGACGGTGCAACCCGGCCAGAGCTACGGCTACCGGGTGCACGGTCCGTACGACCCGCCCCGCGGTCATCGGTGCAACCCGAACAAGCTCCTGCTGGATCCGTACGCCAAGTCGGTGACCGGGCAGGTCGACAGCGACCCGTCGGTGCTGTCCTACAACATCGGCGACGTCAACTCCCGCAACGACAGCGATTCCGCGGCGCACACGATGCGCTCGGTGGTCATCAACCCGTTCTTCGACTGGACCGGCGACCGGATCCTGCGGATCCCCTACAACGAGAGCGTCATCTACGAGACGCACGTCAAGGGCCTCACGCAGCTGCACCCGGAGGTGCCCGAGAACCAGCGCGGCACCTACGCCGGGCTGGCCCATCCGGCCGTCATCGACCACCTGACCCGGCTCGGGGCCACCGCCATCGAGCTGATGCCGGTCCACCAGTTCGTCCAGGACGCCACGCTGGTCGACAAGGGCCTGTCCAACTACTGGGGCTACAACACCATCGGGTTCTTCGCACCGCACAACGCATATTCCGCCTTCGGCGACCGTGGCCAGCAGGTGCAGGAGTTCAAGGCGATGGTGAAGGCCATGCATGCCGCCGGCATCGAGGTGATTCTCGACGTCGTCTACAACCACACCGCGGAGGGCAACCACTTCGGCCCGACGATCTCGTTCCGAGGCATCGACAACGCCGCCTACTACCGCCTGGTCGAGGACGACGAGCAGTACTACATGGACTACACCGGGACCGGGAACTCGTTCAACGTCCGGCACCCGCACTCGCTGCAGCTGATCATGGATTCGTTGCGCTACTGGGTGACCGAGATGCACGTCGACGGCTTCCGGTTCGACCTGGCGGCCACCCTGGCCCGTGAGTTCTACGACGTCGACCGGCTGTCCACCTTCTTCGAACTCGTCCAGCAGGACCCCATCGTGTCCCAGGTGAAACTGATCGCCGAGCCCTGGGATCTGGGCCCGGGCGGATACCAGGTCGGCAACTTCCCGCCGCAGTGGACCGAATGGAACGGCAAGTACCGCGACACCGTCCGTGACTTCTGGCGCGGTGAGCCGGCCACCCTGGGCGAATTCGCGTCCCGGCTGACCGGGTCGGCCGACCTGTACGAGACGTCGGGTCGCCGCCCGGTGGCCTCCATCAACTTCGTCGTCGCGCACGACGGGTTCACCCTGAACGACCTGGTCTCCTACAACGAGAAGCACAACCAGGCCAACGGAGAGAACAACAACGACGGTGAATCCCACAACCGGTCGTGGAACTGCGGGGTCGAGGGCCCGACGGACGACCCGGCGGTGCTCGACCTGCGCAACCGCCAGCGCCGGAACTTCCTGGCCACTCTGCTGCTGTCCCAGGGTGTTCCGATGATCGCGCACGGCGACGAGCTGGGCCGGACCCAGCACGGCAACAACAACGTCTACTGCCAGGACTCGGAGCTGGCCTGGGTCGACTGGGCGAACGCCGATCTCTCTCTGGTCGAGTTCACCGCCTCGCTGGCCCGGTTGCGCAAGCAACATCCCACGTTCCGTCGCCGGGGGTTCTTCGACGGCCGGCCGGTCACCCGCGGGGAGGGCGAGCCGCTGCCCGACATCGTGTGGATCAACCCGAGCGGTGCAGTGATGTCCCCGGAGGACTGGGACTCCGGCTTCGGTCGGTCGGTCGGGGTGTTCCTGAACGGCAACGGGATCCGTGGCATGGACCGCCGCGGGGGCCGGGTGATCGACGACTCGTTCCTGATGTTGTTCAACGCCCACGACGAGACCCTCGACTTCGTCCTGCCGCCGGAGGAGTTCGCGCCCGGCTGGACGTGCGTGGTCGACACCGCGGGGATGCCGGAATCGACCGAGGCGACCGCCGCGTCGGAGAAGATCCCGGTCCCGGCCAAGGGACTGGTCGTGCTGCAGGCACTGGCCGCCAGCAGTCTGCCGCCCGTGCCCACCGCTGCCGCCGCGGTTCCGGCAGTCCCTCCGGTGCCGGTGCCGACGTCCGCCGCCGCTGCGACCGAGCCGGTGGAGCAGAGCGTGGTGACTCACGAGTCGACTCCGGCCGAGGAGGAACCGGCGGTTCCGGCTCCCCGGCGGCGCCGGGCCGCCACCCCGAAGCGACCGAGCACCAAGGCCGCGCCACGACGGCGCACCAACAGCGGCGACACCGAATCGTCATGA
- the whiA gene encoding DNA-binding protein WhiA, translating to MAMTAAVKDELSRVTVAKVSARKAEVSTVLRFAGGLHIVAGRVIVEAELDTGAVARRLRRDIGELYGHTAEVQVLSASGIRKTARFVLRVVAGGDQLARQTGLLDQRGRPVRGLPAQIVAGSLADAEAAWRGAFLAHGSLTEPGRSASLEITCPGPEAAYALVGAARRMGIQSKAREVRGADRVVVRDGDAIAVLLTRLGAHTCVLAWEERRMRREVRATANRLANFDDANLRRSARAAVAAKARVERALAILGDEAPEHLSEAGKLRIAHGQASLEELGQLADPPMTKDAIAGRIRRLLTMADKRAQDDGIPDTESAVTPDMLDG from the coding sequence ATGGCGATGACTGCCGCGGTGAAGGACGAGCTCAGCCGGGTCACGGTCGCGAAGGTCTCCGCCCGCAAGGCCGAGGTGTCCACCGTCCTGCGGTTCGCCGGCGGGCTGCACATCGTCGCCGGTCGGGTGATCGTGGAGGCCGAGCTGGACACCGGAGCGGTCGCCCGCCGCCTGCGACGCGACATCGGCGAGCTCTACGGGCACACGGCCGAGGTCCAGGTCCTGTCGGCGTCGGGCATCCGCAAGACCGCCCGGTTCGTACTGCGCGTGGTCGCGGGTGGGGACCAATTGGCCCGACAGACCGGCCTGCTCGACCAGCGGGGGCGCCCGGTCCGTGGTCTGCCGGCCCAGATCGTCGCCGGCTCCCTGGCCGACGCCGAAGCAGCCTGGCGGGGAGCCTTCCTGGCCCATGGGTCGCTCACCGAACCGGGCCGGAGTGCGTCCCTGGAGATCACCTGCCCCGGGCCGGAGGCGGCCTACGCGCTGGTCGGTGCGGCCCGTCGGATGGGTATCCAGTCCAAGGCCCGTGAGGTCCGCGGCGCCGACCGGGTGGTCGTGCGCGACGGTGACGCCATTGCCGTCCTGCTCACCCGGCTCGGCGCCCACACCTGTGTGCTGGCCTGGGAGGAACGCCGGATGCGGCGCGAGGTGCGCGCCACGGCCAACCGGCTGGCCAACTTCGACGACGCGAACCTGCGGCGCTCGGCCCGGGCCGCCGTCGCGGCCAAGGCGCGAGTGGAGCGGGCGCTGGCCATCCTGGGCGACGAAGCTCCGGAACACCTGTCCGAGGCGGGCAAGCTGCGTATCGCCCACGGTCAGGCCTCCCTGGAGGAACTCGGCCAGCTGGCCGACCCGCCGATGACGAAGGATGCCATCGCCGGCCGCATCCGCCGTCTGCTCACCATGGCCGACAAGCGGGCCCAGGACGACGGCATACCGGACACGGAGTCGGCGGTCACACCGGACATGCTGGACGGCTGA
- the rapZ gene encoding RNase adapter RapZ has product MTGHGLSEQVPTRPNSDHGDHGPVGIEVAIVSGLSGAGRSTAAKCLEDLGWFVVDNLPPELIATMVDLGSRARGGLTKIAVVLDVRSRAFTEDLASVIKDLDAAGYRPRVLFLEASDASLIRRFEANRREHPLQGGGRLADGIRTERALLGALRDEADVIIDTTELSVHQLREKVEHGFTVGPRSATLTVLSFGYKYGLPLDADLVIDMRFLPNPFWIPELRDLTGKDEPVSAYVLSQEGAGEFLERYVELFGLISGGYQREGKRYLTLAVGCTGGKHRSVAVAEELGTRLAGDNLSVQVVHRDLGRE; this is encoded by the coding sequence ATGACTGGACACGGCTTGAGCGAGCAGGTACCCACCCGTCCCAACAGCGACCACGGCGACCACGGGCCGGTCGGAATCGAGGTGGCGATCGTGTCCGGGCTGTCCGGGGCCGGACGGTCGACCGCGGCGAAATGCCTGGAGGATCTCGGCTGGTTCGTGGTCGACAACCTGCCGCCGGAACTCATCGCCACCATGGTGGATCTCGGATCGCGGGCCCGGGGCGGACTGACCAAGATCGCCGTCGTGCTGGACGTGCGTTCACGTGCGTTCACCGAGGACCTGGCCTCGGTGATCAAGGACCTGGACGCCGCCGGGTACCGCCCGCGGGTGTTGTTCCTGGAGGCCAGCGACGCCTCGCTGATCCGCCGGTTCGAGGCGAACCGCCGCGAGCATCCGTTGCAGGGCGGCGGCCGGCTGGCCGACGGGATCCGCACCGAGCGGGCGCTGCTGGGCGCCCTCCGGGACGAGGCCGACGTCATCATCGACACCACCGAGCTGTCCGTGCACCAGCTGCGCGAGAAGGTCGAGCACGGCTTCACCGTCGGGCCGCGGTCCGCCACGCTGACCGTCCTGAGCTTCGGCTACAAGTACGGGTTGCCGCTGGACGCCGACCTGGTCATCGACATGCGTTTCCTACCGAACCCGTTCTGGATCCCGGAGCTTCGCGATCTGACCGGCAAGGACGAGCCGGTGTCGGCCTACGTGCTGTCCCAGGAAGGCGCCGGCGAGTTCCTGGAGCGGTACGTCGAACTCTTCGGGCTGATCAGCGGGGGCTATCAACGAGAGGGCAAGCGGTACCTGACGCTGGCTGTCGGCTGCACCGGTGGTAAGCACCGGTCGGTGGCGGTGGCGGAGGAACTCGGGACCCGCCTGGCCGGCGACAACCTCTCCGTGCAGGTCGTGCACCGCGACCTCGGCCGCGAGTGA
- the treY gene encoding malto-oligosyltrehalose synthase — MTGPRIPRSTYRLQITADNDLHGAAAKVPYLARLGVDWAYLSPILESEPGSDHGYDVVDHGRTDTARGDRGGLAAFSDAAHSAGLGVLADIVPNHVGVATPKHSLWWWDVLAKGPASEFAHCFDIDWEFGHGRLRVPVLGDGDAELDALKIEGNELVYYEHRFPIADGTSAGSAREVHDRQHYELVNYRRADAELNYRRFFAVSTLAGIRVELPDVFASSHSEIKAWFEQGWVDGLRVDHPDGLADPAGYLRMLRALVGPAYVLVEKILEGDERLPADWECHGTTGYDALAILDRLFVDPAGETALDELDAELRGGAYVDWTKMTGRTKRAIADGILRSEVLRLARLAPDVPDAADALAELLSSFAVYRTYLPDGRSDLDAALATAIHRRPRLASSLETLADRLRAGDTELATRFQQTSGMVMAKGVEDTAFYRWTRLTSLTEVGAEPSEFAVTPTRFHQIQALRATSTPHTMTTLSTHDTKRGEDVRARISVISEMPDDWAEAVRRWNRRAPLADGPLANLLWQAVIGAWPASRERLHAYAEKAAREAGTSTGWIDADQTFETTMHRLVDAVFDDVDLHADLAALAARLIGPGRSNSLSAKLLQLLGPGVPDVYQGTELWEDSLVDPDNRRPVDHRVAESLLQRIDGGWLPPVDDSGAAKLHVVSAALRLRRDRPDLFSGYAPLVATGEAADHLVAFDRGGVIAVGTRLPVGLAERGGWADTWLTLPPGTWTDVLRGAQGSPLSGGTPVEDLLATYPVALLVRKG; from the coding sequence ATGACCGGCCCGAGAATTCCCCGCTCCACCTACCGGCTGCAGATCACCGCCGACAACGATCTGCACGGGGCCGCGGCGAAAGTGCCGTACCTGGCGCGGCTGGGGGTCGACTGGGCCTATCTGTCGCCCATCCTCGAGTCCGAACCGGGGTCGGACCACGGATACGACGTGGTCGACCACGGGCGCACCGACACCGCCCGGGGCGACCGGGGCGGGCTCGCCGCGTTCAGCGACGCCGCCCACTCGGCCGGCCTCGGGGTGCTGGCCGACATCGTCCCCAATCACGTGGGGGTGGCTACCCCGAAGCATTCGCTCTGGTGGTGGGACGTCCTGGCCAAGGGGCCGGCCTCGGAGTTCGCCCACTGCTTCGACATCGACTGGGAGTTCGGCCACGGCCGCCTCCGCGTGCCCGTTCTGGGCGACGGAGATGCCGAGCTCGACGCACTCAAGATCGAGGGAAACGAGCTGGTCTACTACGAGCACCGCTTCCCGATCGCCGACGGCACGTCGGCCGGCTCGGCACGGGAGGTGCACGACCGTCAGCACTACGAGCTGGTCAACTACCGTCGGGCCGACGCCGAGCTGAACTACCGGCGGTTCTTTGCGGTCAGCACCCTGGCCGGGATCCGAGTCGAACTCCCGGACGTCTTCGCCTCGTCGCATTCGGAGATCAAGGCCTGGTTCGAGCAGGGCTGGGTGGACGGTCTGCGGGTCGACCATCCGGACGGACTGGCCGACCCGGCCGGCTACCTGCGGATGTTGCGGGCCCTGGTCGGGCCGGCCTACGTGCTGGTCGAGAAGATCCTCGAGGGCGACGAGCGTCTGCCCGCTGACTGGGAATGCCACGGCACGACCGGCTACGACGCGCTCGCCATTCTCGACCGGCTGTTCGTCGACCCGGCAGGTGAGACGGCGCTGGACGAGTTGGACGCCGAACTTCGCGGCGGCGCCTACGTCGACTGGACGAAGATGACAGGCCGCACCAAGCGGGCCATTGCCGACGGCATCCTGCGTTCCGAGGTGCTGCGGCTGGCCCGGCTGGCGCCGGACGTGCCCGATGCCGCCGACGCGCTGGCCGAGCTCCTGTCGTCGTTCGCGGTGTACCGGACCTACCTGCCGGACGGCCGCTCCGATCTGGACGCCGCCCTGGCCACCGCCATCCACCGCCGCCCGCGGTTGGCCTCCAGCCTGGAGACCCTGGCCGACCGGCTCCGGGCCGGTGACACGGAATTGGCGACCCGCTTCCAGCAGACGTCGGGCATGGTGATGGCCAAGGGCGTCGAGGACACCGCGTTCTATCGGTGGACCCGGTTGACCAGCCTGACCGAGGTCGGGGCCGAGCCGAGCGAGTTCGCCGTCACGCCGACCCGGTTCCACCAGATCCAGGCGCTGCGGGCGACCTCGACGCCGCACACCATGACCACCCTGTCCACGCACGATACGAAACGCGGCGAGGACGTCCGCGCCCGGATCAGCGTGATCTCCGAGATGCCCGACGACTGGGCCGAGGCCGTCCGGCGCTGGAACCGCCGCGCTCCCCTGGCCGACGGCCCGCTGGCCAACCTGCTGTGGCAGGCCGTCATCGGAGCGTGGCCGGCGAGCCGGGAACGGCTGCACGCCTATGCCGAGAAGGCGGCCCGGGAGGCCGGCACCTCCACTGGCTGGATCGATGCGGACCAGACGTTCGAGACGACCATGCACCGGCTGGTGGACGCGGTGTTCGACGACGTCGATCTGCACGCCGACCTGGCCGCCCTGGCGGCCCGGCTGATCGGGCCGGGGCGGTCCAATTCGCTGTCGGCCAAGCTGCTCCAGCTCCTGGGACCCGGGGTTCCCGATGTGTATCAGGGCACCGAGTTGTGGGAGGACTCCCTGGTCGACCCGGACAACCGCCGCCCGGTGGACCACCGCGTGGCCGAATCACTGCTCCAGCGCATCGACGGGGGTTGGCTGCCGCCGGTGGACGACTCCGGCGCGGCCAAGCTGCACGTCGTCTCGGCCGCCCTGCGGCTGCGGCGGGACCGTCCCGATCTGTTCTCCGGCTACGCCCCGCTGGTGGCCACGGGCGAGGCGGCCGACCATCTCGTCGCCTTCGACCGGGGCGGTGTGATCGCGGTCGGCACCCGGCTGCCGGTCGGCCTGGCCGAGCGGGGCGGTTGGGCCGACACCTGGCTCACGCTGCCCCCCGGCACCTGGACCGACGTGCTCCGCGGCGCGCAGGGCTCTCCGCTCAGCGGCGGGACCCCGGTCGAGGACCTACTGGCGACGTATCCGGTCGCCCTACTTGTTCGGAAAGGCTGA
- the uvrC gene encoding excinuclease ABC subunit UvrC, which produces MPDPSTYRPATGTIPDSPGVYKFRDPTGRVIYVGKAKSLRQRLNSYFADLSGLHPRTAQMVTTAGSVEWTVVSTEVEALQLEYNWIKEFDPRFNVRYRDDKSYPELAVTLGEEFPRLQVMRGAHRKGVRYFGPYAHAWAIRETLDLLLRVFPARTCSSGVFKRSAQIGRPCLLGYIGKCSAPCTGAVSAEEHRQIVDDFCDFMAGKADPMIRRLEKEMSTAAAELDFEKAARLRDDLGALRRAVEKQAVVLGDGTDADVIGIAADDLLASVQVFHVRGGRVRGQRGWIVDVDAETAGDGLDGPEGGTGGTGRLVENFLLQFYGQRAADEGASAVPKEILIPAVPSDGDEMVQWLADLRGGRVSLRVAQRGDKKDLALTVKRNAAEALAQHRLKRASDLTARSAALMEVADTLGMDAAPLRIECIDISHVQGTNVVASLVVFEDGLPKRSDYRRFAIREKPGDDVASIAEVVRRRFTHGVTGRIADLDSEFTAPPTPVPAEPGRPTAIDPDTGRVRRFAYPPQLLVVDGGAPQVNAAAAVLADLGIADVTVCGLAKRLEEIWVPGEDDPVIFPRTSEALYLLQRLRDEAHRFAITYHRAKRSKSMTQSALDGVAGLGQTRRTALIKHFGSLTQLRLADAEKIAAVPGIGRMTAQSVYAALHPEEAGPPEEPPGGSALADDAAPAPEAGVLDASDSLYMTSTGQASTT; this is translated from the coding sequence GTGCCAGATCCATCGACGTACCGCCCGGCGACCGGGACCATTCCGGACTCGCCCGGCGTCTACAAGTTCCGCGACCCGACCGGGCGGGTCATCTACGTCGGCAAGGCGAAGAGCCTGCGCCAGCGCCTGAACTCTTACTTCGCCGACCTGTCCGGACTGCACCCACGGACGGCCCAGATGGTCACAACGGCCGGCTCGGTCGAGTGGACCGTGGTGTCCACCGAGGTCGAGGCACTGCAGCTGGAATACAACTGGATCAAGGAGTTCGACCCGCGGTTCAACGTCCGCTACCGGGACGACAAGTCCTACCCCGAGTTGGCCGTCACCCTCGGCGAGGAGTTCCCGCGGCTGCAGGTGATGCGCGGGGCCCACCGCAAGGGCGTCCGCTACTTCGGGCCGTACGCCCACGCCTGGGCGATCCGGGAAACCCTCGACCTGTTGCTCAGGGTGTTCCCGGCGCGGACCTGCTCCTCGGGCGTGTTCAAACGTTCGGCCCAGATCGGCCGGCCGTGTCTGCTGGGCTACATCGGCAAGTGCTCGGCACCGTGCACCGGCGCGGTCTCGGCCGAGGAACACCGGCAGATCGTCGACGACTTCTGTGACTTCATGGCCGGCAAGGCCGATCCGATGATCCGCCGGCTGGAGAAGGAGATGTCGACCGCCGCGGCCGAGCTCGACTTCGAGAAGGCGGCCCGGCTCCGGGACGATCTCGGGGCGCTCCGGCGCGCGGTGGAGAAGCAGGCAGTCGTCCTTGGCGACGGCACCGATGCGGACGTGATCGGCATCGCCGCCGATGATCTCCTGGCCTCGGTCCAGGTCTTCCACGTCCGCGGCGGCCGGGTGCGCGGACAGCGCGGCTGGATCGTGGACGTCGACGCCGAAACCGCCGGCGACGGCCTGGACGGCCCAGAGGGAGGCACCGGCGGCACCGGCCGCCTGGTGGAGAACTTCCTGTTGCAGTTCTACGGGCAACGGGCGGCCGACGAAGGCGCGTCCGCCGTGCCGAAGGAGATCCTGATCCCGGCCGTCCCGTCCGACGGCGACGAGATGGTGCAGTGGCTGGCCGACCTGCGCGGAGGCCGGGTGTCCCTGCGCGTCGCCCAGCGGGGCGACAAGAAGGACCTGGCCCTGACGGTCAAGCGGAACGCCGCCGAAGCCCTGGCCCAGCACCGCCTCAAGCGGGCCAGCGACCTGACCGCACGGTCGGCCGCCCTGATGGAGGTGGCGGACACCCTCGGGATGGACGCCGCTCCGTTGCGGATCGAGTGCATCGACATCTCGCACGTGCAGGGCACCAACGTGGTGGCATCGCTGGTCGTCTTCGAGGACGGCTTGCCCAAGCGCAGCGACTACCGGAGGTTCGCCATCCGGGAGAAGCCCGGTGACGACGTCGCGTCGATCGCGGAGGTGGTGCGGCGGCGCTTCACCCACGGGGTCACCGGCCGGATCGCCGACCTGGACTCGGAATTCACCGCCCCGCCGACGCCGGTCCCGGCCGAACCGGGCCGCCCGACGGCCATCGATCCGGACACCGGCCGGGTCCGCCGGTTCGCCTACCCGCCGCAGCTGCTGGTCGTCGACGGCGGTGCCCCACAGGTCAACGCGGCGGCCGCCGTCCTGGCCGACCTCGGGATCGCCGACGTGACGGTGTGCGGACTGGCCAAGCGGCTGGAGGAGATCTGGGTGCCGGGCGAGGACGACCCGGTGATCTTTCCGCGAACCAGCGAGGCGTTGTACCTGCTGCAGCGGCTGCGGGACGAGGCGCACCGGTTCGCCATCACCTACCACCGGGCCAAACGCTCGAAGTCGATGACCCAGTCGGCGCTGGACGGCGTGGCCGGGCTCGGCCAGACCCGGCGCACGGCCCTGATCAAACACTTCGGCTCACTGACCCAATTGCGGCTCGCCGATGCCGAGAAAATCGCCGCCGTACCGGGAATCGGCCGGATGACCGCTCAGTCGGTTTACGCCGCGCTGCACCCCGAAGAGGCGGGCCCTCCGGAGGAGCCACCTGGTGGATCGGCCCTGGCCGATGACGCTGCGCCGGCACCGGAGGCCGGGGTCCTTGACGCGTCGGACAGTCTGTACATGACCAGCACCGGACAAGCGAGCACAACATGA
- a CDS encoding gluconeogenesis factor YvcK family protein, protein MNRRLKVVSLGGGHGLYAMLSALVRLDVDITAVVTVADDGGSSGRLRREVPGIVPPGDLRMALAALAAPDAEGELWATTLQHRFAGEGALTGHPVGNILLVGLTQVLGSTVAALDALGAVLSTRGRVLPMSAVPLDIVAEVEGLEDDAAAVRRIRGQVAVAATPGRVRTVTLEPADAPGCPEAISAIAAADLVILGPGSWFTSVLPHLMLPDITRALVTSPAHRLVVLNLAPQPGETEGFSPEQHLDVLSQHAPGFRIDTVLADRAAVPLPGRLAAAATRIGASLDLASIAYPGTARHDPVALAAALEPVLDRAQFGSGTNPDPTAATNSVDPGRSAGARSAGPIT, encoded by the coding sequence GTGAATCGCCGCCTCAAGGTCGTGTCCCTCGGTGGCGGACACGGCCTCTACGCCATGTTGTCCGCCCTGGTCAGACTGGATGTCGACATCACCGCAGTGGTGACCGTGGCCGACGACGGCGGCTCCTCGGGCCGGTTGCGTCGCGAGGTTCCCGGCATCGTCCCGCCGGGCGATCTCCGGATGGCGCTGGCCGCGTTGGCCGCACCCGACGCCGAGGGTGAGCTGTGGGCCACCACCCTCCAGCACCGGTTCGCCGGGGAAGGGGCCCTGACCGGACATCCAGTCGGGAACATCCTGCTGGTCGGCCTGACCCAGGTGCTCGGCAGCACGGTGGCCGCCCTCGACGCCCTGGGTGCGGTGCTCAGCACGCGGGGCCGGGTGCTGCCGATGTCGGCGGTCCCGCTGGACATCGTGGCCGAGGTCGAAGGACTCGAGGACGACGCCGCGGCGGTCCGCCGGATCCGCGGTCAGGTGGCGGTGGCGGCGACTCCGGGGCGGGTGCGCACGGTGACCCTGGAGCCGGCCGACGCCCCCGGGTGCCCGGAAGCGATCTCGGCCATTGCCGCCGCCGATCTGGTGATCCTCGGCCCTGGCTCCTGGTTCACCAGCGTGCTTCCGCACCTGATGCTGCCGGACATCACCCGCGCTCTCGTCACGTCACCGGCGCACCGGCTGGTGGTGCTCAACCTGGCGCCGCAACCGGGGGAGACCGAGGGATTCTCGCCCGAGCAGCACCTGGACGTACTCTCCCAACACGCACCTGGCTTCCGCATCGACACGGTCCTGGCCGACCGGGCCGCGGTGCCGCTGCCCGGTCGGCTCGCGGCGGCCGCCACCCGGATCGGGGCGAGCCTGGACCTCGCGTCCATCGCCTATCCTGGCACCGCTCGGCACGATCCGGTGGCTCTGGCGGCAGCGCTCGAGCCGGTGTTGGACCGGGCACAATTTGGCTCCGGAACCAATCCGGACCCCACTGCGGCAACGAACAGCGTTGATCCCGGTCGCTCGGCCGGGGCGCGCAGTGCGGGACCGATCACGTGA